The genomic interval CATAGTAGCCTCGTAGTTTTTGCCATCTGCCAGCCTTACATTAAGCTTTGAAGCCCGGCTTACAACATGTTCGTTTGTTACGATATAACCGTCCTCATCAATAATTACCCCTGAACCCAAAGGCTTTTCTACTACCTTCCGTTGACTCTTATTAAAATAATCATTAAAAAATTGTTCAAATAATTCGCTCCTGAACCCAAAAAAAGGATCTCCGTACCGTTGTTTAATAAATCTTTCCGTGCTGATATTAGCAACTGCAGCGCTTGTCTTTTCCACGGCAACGACCACAGGCGTCCTGCGGTTAGAATGCTCATTTAAAGCAAATGCCGCATTATTTGACAATAATGCGGCATTTGCACATATGAAGACAATAAAATTGAAAAGAGAAAACAATTGATGCTTCATCCGAATATCTTCTTATAAATTAAAAACCATTTTTTATGTTACTCAGTGAAAACTGCCTTGTGGGCTGCTGCCCGGTGGCTTGCCGTGCATACCTCCTCCGCCGTATTCACCGGGAATCTGGTCTTTTGTTGTATTCAACACATCTATTGCTTCCTTTAAATTCCTTTCGACTGCCTGCATGGTAAAATCATCTTCTTTTCTCATAAGCTTCGCTACCTTATCTTTACCGATAACGTAGATACATTCGGAATTTTTACTCTTTGCATAATAGTTATTTTCATCCTTCTTTTTTCCGATATAAAGGACTTCATCACGTTCACCCAAGCCAATGATAATAGACAGTTGCGGTTCATCTAATGCAAACTGTGTCAGATTTGTTGCTTTGTACTGTTCTATATATTCACCCGTCAGTCTTTCAAGGTTATGGACATAATATTCCACTTCCCGGCTTTGAAAGTCTTTTACATCGTAATTTTTTAACGTCCAAAAATTATCCGCCTTTTCTATCTGTATTTCCCTGTCAGGATAGACGAGGGTAAGTTTTCTCACATCCATCCTTTCAAAATCTAAAATCTTTGTCGGGGCTAACTCGGCATTAAAATCCCTTATTTTTGGCCAGGACAACTCAAATACCAAATTAACTCCGTCAATCATAGCATATGAATTGTCCATATCTCCCCCCCCAACAGTATTCCCTATCAACAATGTTTTTGTCTCAATGATTTTGTTAATAGTGTCTTTCGCATCAGTTGCTATATTTTGTTTTTCAGATTTTTGATTAATAATTTTTTCGTATGTCACGTGAATTTTCATTCTTGGATTATCCAAACCGAAAACACTAAGATCCGAGGGGTTTTCCGCAACATAATTTTCCGCTTTTAAGAAAGAGAGATCCCATACGATTTGATTCACCTTGTCTGCATCAGCACGCGCCTGAATCGGTTTGCTTAGTTCCCAAATAGCATTACCTTCTTCGTCTGTTTTATTCGTTTTTTCACATAAAAAAGTGCGGTCTGTTTTTTCAATTACAATCTTCTTAACCAGTTCTTTATCAAAATCGCAGACCAATCTGTCTCTGAAAGCAATCAGCGCATTTTCAAGCTTGTCATAAAATTCAACCGTTGAAACGGTATATACCGGATCTTCATCTACCCGCTTTACATAACATTTATTACCTTCGGGCAATTTATTTCCCACATAAAATCTTGACAATTCTTTATTTTCTTCTTTTATCACGGAAACCTCAAATACAGGATCTTTTAACCCATATACTGATAAATCTTCCGGTTTGTCAGAAACAAAGTCTACTATTTCAAGAGTTTTAATTTTCTCAATAAAATTCCTAGCACTGTCCTGATCCGCATAAATATCAATTGGTTTTCTGATAACCCAGTCAAGCTCCAGTGATTTTTCGATGGATATCGTATCTTTTTTTGTTTTAAATTCCAGCTTGTTCACTCCATACGAACCGTAAGAATCAAACCTCACTAAAACCCTATCTCTCAGATCGTTTGGTTTCTTTTTGATTTCAGCAAGAATATTATCCTTTAGCAAAAAAATACTTTTCTCATCTACACGCTTAGCATACACTTTGTTATCAAGTGAGTATCCGAAAATGACCGATTGATCATGTCCCCGTTCAGTAACTGTAACCATATATGCCGGATTATCCAGCCCGAACTTGGACAGCTCTACTTCTCCTTCCGGAAGAAAATCCTCCCGATCGATTTCGAGATTTTTAAGTTTTGCGATGATATCTCTTACCTTTTGCAAATCAGCCAGGTCGTCAAGAGGTTCCTTAATTCTCCAAAACTCTCTGTCTTTCTCACAAACAATGTTATATTCTTTTGTTTTTATTTGCAGTCGCGTAACCGCTTCTTTGTCAAAGGTAAAGACCCACTTGCTTCTTAAATCAAGAATGCTTTTATTGATTTTTTCCAGCAAGCTACCCGGTACAACAAAAACTTCATCATTTGTGTCAAGTTTAATATATACATTATCGCCCGCCGCAAGTCTTTCTCCAATGAATACGGTGTATTTATTGCTTGGCCCTGTTATCTGTATTTTGTCCGGACTGGTTTTTACACTTGTGTACATCGTGATATAGTTCTCTTGTTTATCAAAACCATAATATTTTAAGTCAAATGGTTTGTCTCCTTCTTTTTCAAATGAGCCTACTTTCGACATAAACTCAAACTCGGAGAGAATACTTGAGACCTCAGAATTATTTGCACGCAGCCTGTAAGGTTCCACAATAAACCAAAAACCATTCTCAGCTTTTTCCAGTACTATTTTACCGGTTTCGTTCTTTAATTCTATCTTGTTCACCAGTGACGCTTTGAAATATGGCAGCACCTTTTTTTGTAACCGCTCCCACTCCTCTTGGGGCAGTTGCTTTTTTTCATAAACAAATATATACGTTATGCCTATAATTGCAATTATTAAGAGAATTATGGTAGTTTTAAATTTCATTGCTTAACTATTTCCTCCCACGAAGAATAAACTCTAATCAGAAGCGACTGCCACATAAATAATTTTGCCTTATATAAAAATGTATGAAATACAAAGGTCACACATTATTAAAAATCCAGACAACATGGATAAACACCAATCACCTGGGAATTGCCGTTCATTCCTAACGACGTCTTTTCCACCACACGATACCGCCAATAACTATCGGAACCAAAGGAATACCAGCAATTGAAACCCAAAAAATAACTTTCATTTGTTCTGGGTGAATCACCGCCTTACGGAAATCAGCATCTTTGGCGGAAATACCTAATTGTGTCTCCTTCTTAGCAAGCCAATTAATTGAATTACGCACTAAATCATGATTGCCGGGATTATCTCCAAACTCGTTTGTGGCAAAGTCCACATCTCCAAAAACAACCAGCCTTGCACCTGTTGGTTTTGCATTCGGGTCGTTTGCCATTGCAGGGTGCGCCTGTGTGACGCTTTTCGGCAATTCTTTCACCTGGGATGCCGCCGCCAGAGAAATAGGACTTAATACATCTGTTTCCATGTTTTTCTCTGGTTTTTTATATTTCAAATCCGCAATATCTGTTTCTCCCCAGGCGCTATCGGGCGCGTACATCAATACCTTAGCCTCATACGGCATTTGGTCATTCGGAGGGGCGGCATCTATGGAACATGCGCCGTAAAGTATCGTATTGTAATTTTTCAAATCGTCGGTAATTCTGTGGTCGCCATATTCTTCATTTTTTACATAAATCTCTGCAACCGTTTGTATACCAAACAGCGGCATCTTTACAGTATTATAAATTACAATGTCATCACGAACTACCATGCCATATTCTCCCAAAAGAGTTCCGAAACCGGTAGTGATATTGGGTGGAACTGCGGGTTCCAGCATGAGCAGCAAATTCCCTCTGTTTTCCAGATAATTTCTTATAATATTCAGCTCTTCTGTCAGATATGCCTTGGAAGGTCCCGCAACAATCAACACGTCGCAGTCATCAGGGATTTTCTTTTTATCCATGATATTCAAAGGCGCTACGCGACAGTTGTCACGTTTCAGGGCATTTGCGATTCCGGAAATACCGACCCTGTCGTAATCGTCAAATTGGCGTTCACCGTGCCCCTGAACAAAATAAATCGTTGTTTGTTTTTCCTGTGTAACGTTGAGGATTGCCCCCGTAAAAGCTTCTTCTCCTTTAAACCTAAAAGGATATTGCCGCTCCATCACGTCACTCTGTTGTACATGCTTGCTATATTCCCCGCATTCAAACACAACAGAATTTAATTGAAGGTCACTGATTTTCAGGCGCATTGCTAATTCTTCCACCTTGCTGCGACTTCTCAGTGGGTCAATATTTTCAATCTTTATTTTTTCTGTGTTGTTATGCGCGTATTCTTTCAAAATGTCTACAATTTGCTCAAAAAACATCTCGCCCTGATTGAAGAGAGTGGTGATCACGACAGGTTTATCGAGATTCTTAAGTATATTTTTTGTTTTTTGTGAGAGAGTATATTTCCCGGTAAGTGTAAGATCAAACCTTACATAGTGCCTATGGTTAAGGAAGCCAACAATTGCAAAAATACTTGCGGCAAAAATCGACATGACCGCTACGTTTGTTCCGACAAGGGCTTTTCTCTTGGACGCTTCCGTAGAAAACCACTTGTTTCTCATCGCTTTTAAAATACTAAACCCAATAATGATAGCACTACCAATACCCGTGGGCACTACCGAAGACACACTCCAGCCATTTAATATCCTGGATAACCCAAAACCGGATATTGCTGCAATAATTCCGGCTAATATGATATAACCACTGTACAAATCAATCCAATCTTTCTTTTTATCACTCACAGCACTCATCTCCATCTCCTGCTTTCAACAATGCGTACGACAATGAATAAAAGTAACGTCGAAAAACTAAAGTAATAGACTATATCTCTTGTATCCACAATCCCTTTAGTAAATGTTTCCCAGTGATCATACGTGCCGATATACCGTAAAGTACTATAAAGCCACCCTTCGTTTTCCGCACTTGCCAATCCAATTACCAGCAATATAAGTAACGCTACAATACCGGTAACCGCCGCAACAATTTGATTTTTTGTTACTGCAG from Candidatus Kuenenia stuttgartiensis carries:
- a CDS encoding DUF4340 domain-containing protein is translated as MKFKTTIILLIIAIIGITYIFVYEKKQLPQEEWERLQKKVLPYFKASLVNKIELKNETGKIVLEKAENGFWFIVEPYRLRANNSEVSSILSEFEFMSKVGSFEKEGDKPFDLKYYGFDKQENYITMYTSVKTSPDKIQITGPSNKYTVFIGERLAAGDNVYIKLDTNDEVFVVPGSLLEKINKSILDLRSKWVFTFDKEAVTRLQIKTKEYNIVCEKDREFWRIKEPLDDLADLQKVRDIIAKLKNLEIDREDFLPEGEVELSKFGLDNPAYMVTVTERGHDQSVIFGYSLDNKVYAKRVDEKSIFLLKDNILAEIKKKPNDLRDRVLVRFDSYGSYGVNKLEFKTKKDTISIEKSLELDWVIRKPIDIYADQDSARNFIEKIKTLEIVDFVSDKPEDLSVYGLKDPVFEVSVIKEENKELSRFYVGNKLPEGNKCYVKRVDEDPVYTVSTVEFYDKLENALIAFRDRLVCDFDKELVKKIVIEKTDRTFLCEKTNKTDEEGNAIWELSKPIQARADADKVNQIVWDLSFLKAENYVAENPSDLSVFGLDNPRMKIHVTYEKIINQKSEKQNIATDAKDTINKIIETKTLLIGNTVGGGDMDNSYAMIDGVNLVFELSWPKIRDFNAELAPTKILDFERMDVRKLTLVYPDREIQIEKADNFWTLKNYDVKDFQSREVEYYVHNLERLTGEYIEQYKATNLTQFALDEPQLSIIIGLGERDEVLYIGKKKDENNYYAKSKNSECIYVIGKDKVAKLMRKEDDFTMQAVERNLKEAIDVLNTTKDQIPGEYGGGGMHGKPPGSSPQGSFH
- a CDS encoding GldG family protein, producing MSAVSDKKKDWIDLYSGYIILAGIIAAISGFGLSRILNGWSVSSVVPTGIGSAIIIGFSILKAMRNKWFSTEASKRKALVGTNVAVMSIFAASIFAIVGFLNHRHYVRFDLTLTGKYTLSQKTKNILKNLDKPVVITTLFNQGEMFFEQIVDILKEYAHNNTEKIKIENIDPLRSRSKVEELAMRLKISDLQLNSVVFECGEYSKHVQQSDVMERQYPFRFKGEEAFTGAILNVTQEKQTTIYFVQGHGERQFDDYDRVGISGIANALKRDNCRVAPLNIMDKKKIPDDCDVLIVAGPSKAYLTEELNIIRNYLENRGNLLLMLEPAVPPNITTGFGTLLGEYGMVVRDDIVIYNTVKMPLFGIQTVAEIYVKNEEYGDHRITDDLKNYNTILYGACSIDAAPPNDQMPYEAKVLMYAPDSAWGETDIADLKYKKPEKNMETDVLSPISLAAASQVKELPKSVTQAHPAMANDPNAKPTGARLVVFGDVDFATNEFGDNPGNHDLVRNSINWLAKKETQLGISAKDADFRKAVIHPEQMKVIFWVSIAGIPLVPIVIGGIVWWKRRR